The following coding sequences lie in one Arachis hypogaea cultivar Tifrunner chromosome 9, arahy.Tifrunner.gnm2.J5K5, whole genome shotgun sequence genomic window:
- the LOC112709263 gene encoding putative F-box protein At1g67623 — translation MAESSQKDRKKVDVSVQHECLLNLLPREIWLRISTMVALNLIEDMFNMQATCKVFVRAASSNAVYKHATMSYKPLVHFLVYLDRPERRFLDRCVDVGNVDAILRQGFMEYFWLGRRDKGMELLARVSMEGSVEAGYLCATLLLCDHEDEEEVQRGVQIMEVIRISGQLESCSKFFRDIFNDIMVFFEMFASE, via the coding sequence TTCAGCATGAATGTCTGCTGAATCTTCTTCCTCGTGAAATATGGTTGAGGATTTCCACGATGGTTGCATTGAATTTGATTGAGGATATGTTCAACATGCAGGCAACATGTAAGGTGTTCGTGCGTGCGGCGAGTTCAAATGCTGTATACAAGCATGCGACGATGTCGTATAAACCGTTAGTGCACTTTTTAGTTTACCTCGATCGGCCTGAAAGGAGATTCCTTGATCGCTGCGTGGATGTAGGAAATGTGGATGCTATACTCCGGCAAGGGTTCATGGAGTATTTCTGGTTAGGCCGTCGTGACAAAGGGATGGAACTGCTTGCTAGGGTCTCAATGGAGGGCAGCGTCGAAGCAGGTTACCTGTGTGCCACATTGCTACTGTGTGAtcatgaagatgaagaagaagtgcAACGGGGTGTTCAAATAATGGAGGTTATCCGTATTTCTGGGCAGCTCGAGAGCTGCAGCAAGTTCTTCAGGGACATTTTCAACGATATCATGGTGTTCTTCGAAATGTTTGCATCTGAATGA